Sequence from the Amaranthus tricolor cultivar Red isolate AtriRed21 chromosome 16, ASM2621246v1, whole genome shotgun sequence genome:
CGTGTTATCCAGGTTTACTAATTTTTCTGAAGCGACATTTTGTTAATTCAAATGTTACTTCTGTAACGTTGAGTTGAGATAAATATCAATCTCAATTATTTGTTTTTGCGTTACAGAGAGTTTTGGAACACTGCCATGATCCAATAACCCAGCGCATTGTGATGGATGAGATTATGCAATGTGTCTGCATGTTGGCTCAGGACCAATATGGAAATTATGTTGTCCAGGTCTGTTGTGTGTTATTCATTTTTTCACTCTTAAACATGAATATCATTTCTGAATTACTGCAGGGAAAATTAATCATTGCTCAGTTGTGAATTTGTGATTCCTGGGCTAATAATGTGGATACTTATTAAAGGCTTCATAATTTTTTAGGTGGATTTGTGGGACTATGTATGTCTGAACTGGTTTATTTTCTTGGGTGTGaactatttttaatattataaaaattagcaTAGTTGCAGAATTATAGTTATATACTGAACGTGTAGATTTGTTtcacattttgattttgtactAATGTGTTGTGCATGGTGCACCATCCACTTTGGGTACACTGAAATAAACCTGTTGGAATTTTGAGCTATTCCAATCTGAACTTCTTCCAAAATGAGTGAACGACACAAGTTCACATATAGTAGAAGTACAGAATTGTGCATTTTAAAGTTTATGGAGGAAGTTCATTTTGGTTTTTCAAGGCCAATTGATTTGCTAACCCTCTTTTTTTGGTTAGATTATCTCTTCAAAAGCTTTATGTCGATGGCCTCGTGGGTCGGCCAAATCTCTCCATTTGCTGGAGAGCTATCAATTGTTCCAATAATTTGCATGGAAAATTCGTAGATGTGTAGTTATCAATTTGGATGCAAATTACTTTTCTTGGCTGTTATTGGATTGTTTACAAATATACAattttgaatgttattttcCTTTGATACATGAATGGTTTATTCATGCAATGCCGCTTTGATAGCGGTTGTCTTTGCTACACTACTTTTGACCTTTTTCGATATATATTTTACAGCATGTACTGGAGCATGGAAAGCCACATGAACGCTCTGCTATCATAACCAAGTTGACTGGCAAGATTGTTCAAATGAGTCAACAAAAGTTTGCTTCAAATGTGATAGAAAAATGTCTCGCATTTGGGGATGAAACTGAGCGTCGTAATATGGTGAATGAAATTCTTGGAGCTACCGATGATAATGAGCCGCTTCAGGTTTGTCCTACTTCAGTTTGCGTACCTTTTTGTGATTTCTAACATGTTGAATTATTAGTCCTTCCATCCCCTTTATGTTTTCTCGACTAATATTGAGCATAAAATGTTCCTCATTTCAAAGagctttttgtgtttttgtgttCTGTCTATATCAATCCTCTGATTGAAATATTGAATGCAATTTTTTTAGGATATCACTTAGTGTGGTTAGAACGAAATCCTCGTATTTTTAGGGACCAATTTTTGCCTGTAGAAATTATGTGggagaaaattatttttctagCATCTTTATGGATGAAAGGTTTTGGATTTTAAATAATGTTTCTCTTGGAGATCTTTATCGAAGTGAATTGGGGGCTATTTTGTTACTGGTTTCATGGATGGGACATCTTGTCCCTTAacgacccgtttggttagtggtactaaatggtggtaatgggaatgatttatagtgtaatatttcattaaaagttccttatcatttccatggtaatgaaacgttgatcacaaaaaagtttttgtttacaaaattccattaccacctaataccacctctcccaatgataatgcattggaatggcTTTTATgacgaaaatgagatgattggagttggacaagcatggccatcaaggtagcccaactaaaattacactagtttttcattcccattaccattgTTTATTACTACCTACCAAACGAGCCGTAagtttactttttatttttattaaaatatttttttatcaaaaattgtttgttttccTTAAATACCATGACGGTCCGCTTGGATGTCGGTACTAAAAGGTGGTAATGAAACTGATTCGTAGggtaaatttttatgaaatgctCATGTCATTTCCATGATAATAGAACTTATGATCATAAATGGTAATGCATCagattgaattttgtgaagaaaatgggATGATTGAAGTAGAACAAACATAACCATCAAGCGATCTTCATACAAAAATTATACTATTTCTGCTTATGTTTCTCATATTTGTTATAGTTGCTCAAAACTGGACTTAATGTTTTGTGTGATGTTTTCTTTTGTTCAGGTAATGATGAAAGACCAGTTTGCAAACTATGTTGTACAAAAAATGCTGGAGACTTGTGATGACCAGCAACTTGAAGTGATTCTCTCGCGAATAAAGAATCATCTGAATGCATTGAAGAAGTATACATATGGAAAGCATATTGTTGCTCGTGTCGAAAAACTTGTTGCAACTGGAGGTAATTTTTTTGCTTATTCTCTACATAATTAATGCTTTTTATGATGTACATTAGTGAATCATAATTATCATTCAAGTTGAAGGTATGCTTGAAATTCGCGTATCTAAGTAAATCACCTTTCATTGATTCATGACATATCGTGTATTATCATTCAAATTAAAACTCACCATAATCGATATCCGTTTCAATAAGTTCAAAATAGCTCAATCAAAGAGTTACCCAATTTAATTCTACAACTGCAACAAGTTTTCTTTAGTTCAAATTGACCGAGAATCATGGGTTGAGCTAGTGAGTAGTGATTGGACGCTTTTCCTTTCACCCTCGTGAGTCTGACATGGGTTCTATTCTCACCACCTAGATGAAGTATCAATTTTCTTTCCACTTGCCTGGGATTCTCCATCCTTGCCccgataaaatttttaaaatgttctcgCAAGTTCAGATGAGTGAATTTCATATGAAAAGAACGAACTAATCTCATTGCTAATTGTGTTTTTGTTCCCTTTATAGAGAGAAGAATCAGTTTGCAGACTCCCTATCCTGCTCCAACGGCATAGAAGAAAAAGGTGGTTATACAGCTAACCAAGGCTAGTATGAAAGTGCTCTCTCTACCCTTAGTTTTGGTTGTTCTCCCGTCTATGGAGTTAATTTGGACCGACAGCAAAATGGGAAATAAAAGTTTGCTTTTGTACGTATAAACCTGTATATTGTAGCGTTCTTTCGTTTACTGAGGATTTATACCTAGAGAACCAGGTTAGTTTGAGGCTCAAATGATATAAGATACCCGACGCCCCCTCCCCTTGCCGAGGAGACTAAAAAACTTTACTGTACAAGTTTCGAGGGTGTATAGAGAAGGCTATTAAGGTAGTAAATTTTCGACTTTTGAATGTACAGAATGTCGCTAGACGCAGAAGATAAGAGAGACGAGAGAAGAGAGCTCCCATGTTAGAGTTGAGGCTAtaagtttttctttttacttgtaTCGAATTGATAATTTCTTCTTTGAAAGGAACAATTTTCtcatatatgattttttttgcttgatttttatatatttattatgctCTTAATGAGTTAATGTTACTACCTAATGATCTTTTAAATTACGAAATATGAATCATCTTCTCCCTCAATGGTTGATGATCTTATGTATTTTCTTAATTTCGTATTGTTACTACCTTAAGACTAATTAGACAAGTAAAAATGAAGCAAGAAGGAGAGAAAGGATGGAGAAGGAGgagaagaaagaatgatgactttttttttttttttttcctttctccCCAACAATGGGGACTCTTGTTTAGTGCAAAATGCAAAGgaaatttttcttcttttatatTTGTTGCTTAAATTATGGAGAAAGAAAAAATTGCAaagaataatctaatttttttttaattttttatgagtttaaatttttaattaatcataaataatttcagTTATAAGAGATGTTTGCTTGAATTGCACTAGGGTAACTTTTGAGTTTGACCTATAAGAAAAGTCATtctgaaaaacaaaacaataaaaaaaaaatcatctcaTTGTTTTCCTTAACTTTCTCGTTATTAGGTTAAATATTCTTATAGAGATAGACACCTTATCTCACCCATCAAGTAAAAGGACGGTGAAGAAGTCAAAATGTTTtacaatcttttattttatcacAAAAACTTAGTCGAGACAGTTTaattatgagaccgtcaatttgggcgGTCGATTTTGCGTGTGTAACACGCTCACTTTTTTTCTCtcgttttttccatttttcttttttttttgacttccATTATTAACTTTCTCTTCTTTCCTTctctattttatttccttttcgATTCTTGCCATTTTTGTTCATTCTAGTAATATGGAGAATCAAGATGTgctgattttattttttcaagaaAAAGTGAAAGAGGAAACTATTGATATTATATTACTGTATTTCTTAGAGTTTgattcctattttttttttgtttagattAAAACCCTAttacaaaggataaaaaagTACTACATAacgtaattataaaattaacacACTTAAATTACTCAATTTACTATTATTAGTTTCTAAAATGGAATCATATATGTGATGATAATTAGCAACTAAGAATAATACTCTTTTCAGATCTAAAACCTTTATCCTTAAAtttctacattttttattttacaaaatttgttcaatttttatttttaattgtaaagtgtacttttactctaattttcatttctatATTTAGTTTTTCTCCTCTTTTAGTCATACATTTTTACCATATTTATTTccgtaaaaaaatataatcggGTAATTTGGTTGGATACACCAAATCAGGGTTTACGCCGAATCTTGTAAGATTACGGCGTGGGGCCAAAACCCAAGATATAAATTATACTCTCATCTTATTCTTTTTCATCTCAATTAATCTCTCATATTCTTAATTTCTTTGATTAAAATTCGTAATTTGTTATTCAAATTACAATAATCTTtcaatttttaaagattttgaatCAGAAATTTCATACCCTttgtttttttcaatcatttaaaCCCAATAATGGAAGATCAATCTCAAATTGGTTTAATATCTCCTGATGATCTAACTCCATTATCACAATCTTTGATTTCTCCTGAATTAGCTTCAGCGTTTGGTATAACCCAAGAAGAATTTCTTCCTGTATTCGATCTACATCAAGAAATGCGCGCTAGCTGTTCGACGGTTTGTCCAAATGAACAAATTTATTACCCTTATGATTTTAGAGTTGGGAGTTTTGATTTATCATTTGATGAAGATATGGATGATAAAGGGAAAAAACGGGCTGCAAAGAAACGTAGATTGGCTTGGACAATTGAACTTCATAAAAGATTTGTTCAATCAATTGAGCATTTGGGGAGTAGTAAAGCTGTTCCTAAAACAATACTACAGAATATGAATGTGGAAGGAATAACTAGAGAAAATGTTGCTAGTCATTTGCAGAAGTATAGATCTTATTTGAagaaaatggaaaaagaaaaggaatctGATGAAGGCTGTTCGAAAGACCCACCAGAGATTAAATCCATGGGGATGGAACATTCAAATGTTCATCCATGCCCATCACATGACCATGGTTATGGACAGTCACAGCAGCATTCAGTGCAGTACGGCTCGGTGCCATTGATGGTTCCTCCTTTGGGGCCTTATGGTTATGGGCATGGTTATGGACATATGGAGATGCCTATGCCTATGCCTATGTCTATGTCTATGTCTATGCCTATGCCTATGTCTATGTCTATGTCTATGTCTATATCTATGCCTATGTCTATGCCTATGCCTATGCCTATGCCTATGACTCTTCCTCCTCCTCCACCTAGGTATTATGGGTTTGAATCTGGGGCATGTAGCATGGAGAGGAATCAACCAAGAGGTTGATTGTTTTGTTCAGTTTTGAGATTAAGATTAGGAATTTAATGTGGATAATAAAGCAATAAGTGTTCTAATTGATTTTATAATAACTGATTTGAACCATTATTTAAATCATTTGTTGATTGCTACTCCCTCAACAACCTTTTTGTTGTCGATGGTGAATCAGAAACAATCTCTTCATTATCACTAAGAAATCTAGGGTCGTAAGTTCGGGATTTGGTTTGTATTTAATGcaaatctaaataaaaataaattgaattcgATTTTGATTTTTTCAGTTCAATCTGAatcttattttttatgattCAAATTTTATCGCACCAATTTATAAAATGCCAATTCAAATTGAACCGATCtttcaaaaaagaaagaaaatattaaattgaattgATTCAACATGCacataattgattaatttacattgaattaattaatttgtatcGAAAATAGTTTGCatcattatttttgaaatttatgataatataaatgGGCTACGAAAGAACTACTCTTAAAATTCCAACTAAAACTCCTAATTGTTTCATAATTCCCATACACAACAATATAAGTTGTAGATCAAGCTAAACAGAACTTTACTAGGATTATACCCATCCTTTATGAGGTTGggtttacttttattttagcaaaatttttatttagaattCTTTTACCACTTCTTGGATATGCGTTATAAGTTGTAGATCAAGCCAAACAGAACTTTACTAGGATTATACCCA
This genomic interval carries:
- the LOC130802427 gene encoding transcription factor PCL1-like, with product MEDQSQIGLISPDDLTPLSQSLISPELASAFGITQEEFLPVFDLHQEMRASCSTVCPNEQIYYPYDFRVGSFDLSFDEDMDDKGKKRAAKKRRLAWTIELHKRFVQSIEHLGSSKAVPKTILQNMNVEGITRENVASHLQKYRSYLKKMEKEKESDEGCSKDPPEIKSMGMEHSNVHPCPSHDHGYGQSQQHSVQYGSVPLMVPPLGPYGYGHGYGHMEMPMPMPMSMSMSMPMPMSMSMSMSISMPMSMPMPMPMPMTLPPPPPRYYGFESGACSMERNQPRG